A stretch of the Parus major isolate Abel chromosome 15, Parus_major1.1, whole genome shotgun sequence genome encodes the following:
- the MMAB gene encoding corrinoid adenosyltransferase — protein RAGTPSRCVRLLHSVPRCHGLCLHSPERAAPERAPRIYTRTGDAGFSSTFTGERRPKGDRIFEALGATDELSSAIGLAGEFSSEKGHTFVDQLHKVQCMLQDVGSNIATPLSSAREAHRKRTSFSEKPVLELEQWIDSYSEQLPPLRAFILPSGGRSSAALHFSRAVCRRAERCVVPLVQAGEADPNVAKYLNRLSDYLFVLARYAAMKEGKEEKIYIKPEP, from the exons AGGGCCGGGACCCCTTCACGGTGTGTCCGCCTCCTTCACAGTGTCCCCCGGTGTCACGGTTTGTGCCTCCACAGCCCCGAGCGCGCCGCTCCCGAGCGGGCCCCGAGGATCTACACCAGGACGGGGGACGCAG GATTCTCCAGCACCTTCACCGGGGAGCGGCGGCCGAAGGGAGACCGGATCTTCGAGGCCCTGGGAGCCACGGACGAGCTGAGCTCTGCTATCGG GCTGGCTGGTGAGTTTAGCAGTGAAAAGGGCCACACGTTTGTTGATCAGCTTCATAAA GTCCAGTGCATGCTGCAGGATGTGGGCTCCAACATCGCCACGCCGCTCTCCTCGGCCAGGGAGGCTCACCGGA AACGAACATCGTTCAGCGAGAAGCCCgtcctggagctggagcagtggATTGACAGTtactcagagcagctccctcccctCAGAGCCTTCATCCTGCCT TCTGGAGGCAGGAGTAGTGCTGCTCTCCACTTCTCCCGAGCCGTGTGCCGCAGAGCTGAGAGGTG tgtGGTCCCTTTAGTCCAAGCAGGGGAGGCAGATCCAAACGTGGCCAAGTATTTAAAcag GCTCAGTGATTATCTCTTTGTCCTGGCACGTTATGCTGCAatgaaggaagggaaggaagagaaaatctACATAAAACCTGAGCCATAG